GCTGCGGCTGCCAGGCTGTCGGGCGGCGCGAGCCAGGAGACCTGGACTTTCGACATCGTCCATCCCGAAAGGACTATCGGCGCGATCCTGCGCCGCGCACCGCCCGGCTATGGCGCGGCGCCGGGCCGCGCGGCCGGGTTGGAGGCGGAAGCCGCGCTGATGCAGCTCGCGCATGATGCGGGCCTGCCGTCGCCCGAGGTCATGCATGTGCTTGAGCCCGAGGAGGGGCTCGGCACCGGCTTCATCATGCAGCGGGTCGAGGGCGAGACGATCGCGCGAAAGATCCTGCGTGACGCGCCGTTTGCAAAGGCGCGTCCCATGCTGGCGCGCCAGCTCGGGGAGATCATCGCCGGCATCCACGCCCTGCCAGGGGCGAAACTGCCTGACCTGCGCGAGATGACGGCGACGAAAGAGATTGCCGACATAGAGCGGGAATACCGTGGTTTCGGCTGGCCGCGCCCGGTTTTCGAACTGGCGCTGCGCTGGCTCAGGGGTCACGATCCCGGTCCGCCGCCGGCGCTGACGCTGGTGCATGGCGATTTCCGCCTCGGCAATCTCATCATCGGTCCCGACGGCGTGCGCGCGGTGCTCGACTGGGAGCTCGCCCATCTCGGCGATCCCATGGAGGATCTGGGCTGGATCTGCGTCAATTCGTGGCGGTTCGGCGAGATCGACAAGCCGGTCGCAGGCCTTGGTTCGCGCGAGGAGCTGTTCGCCGGATATGAAGCGGCGGGTCGGAAGGTCGACCCGGTGCGCGTCAAATTCTGGGAGGTGATGGGGACGCTGCGCTGGGGCGTGATGTGCTGCGGCATGATGCAGCGGTTTCGCGCTTCGCCCGATCACTCGATGGAGCGCGCCATGATCGGCCGCCGCGCCTCGGAGACCGAGATCGATCTGTTGCGACTGTTGGCGCCGAGAGGAGAGGCATGATCCCGAAAATTGGGAACCGGTTTTCGGACAAGATCATGCCCGATTGGAGAATCTGATGCAGGACGAGCCGACACCCGCCGAACTTGCCAAGGCCGTCGCCGATTTCCTGCGCGACGAGATCGCGCCGACCATCACCGGTCACAACGGTTTCAAGCTGCGCGTCGCCGTCAACATGCTCGAGCTGGTCGTGCGCCAGCTGACCCTTGCCGATGCGAGCGATGCGGCAGAGATGGCGCGGCTCAGGCAGCTGCTTGGGGTTGACGGCGCGTTGATCGACCTCAATCGCGCGCTGTCAGAGAAGATTGCAAAGGATGAGGCCGACCTTTTGACGCCGGGGCTCGCCGCGCATCTATGGCAGACCACGCTCGACAAGCTCGCGGTCGATCAGCCGAACTATGCGTCGTACAGGCGGGAAGCGGGGAAAGAATGAAACGCGTGAAAACTCCCTCCGTCGTCATTCCGGGACGGTGCGCAAGCACCGGACCCGGAATCCGGAGGTTGTTGCACGCGATTCCGGGTTCGCGCTCACGCGCGCCGCGGAATGACGGCGTTTCACCGCCCCAGCCATTTCGGCGGGCGCTTTTCGGCAAACGCCTTCGGCCCCTCGACATAGTCCTGCGAGGCCGCCATCGCCTTGACCGCCGGGTATTCGCGCTGCTCGGCCATCGCCTGCTCCAGCGGCACCTCCATGCCCATGCGGATCGCCTGCTTGGAGGCGCGGATCGACATCGGCGAGTTCCTGGCAATCGTCTCGGCCCAGCGCTCGGCGGCGGCGAGCGCTTCGCCCTGCGGCACCACCTCGTTGACGAAGCCGAGCTCGAGACCTTCCTTCGCCGAGACGTGCCGTGCGGTCAGGATCATGCCCATCGCGCGCTTCAACCCGATCTGCCGCGGCAGGCGCTGCAG
This genomic interval from Bradyrhizobium sp. NP1 contains the following:
- a CDS encoding phosphotransferase family protein; the encoded protein is MIEAALSRCVTAWCPGATGVAAAARLSGGASQETWTFDIVHPERTIGAILRRAPPGYGAAPGRAAGLEAEAALMQLAHDAGLPSPEVMHVLEPEEGLGTGFIMQRVEGETIARKILRDAPFAKARPMLARQLGEIIAGIHALPGAKLPDLREMTATKEIADIEREYRGFGWPRPVFELALRWLRGHDPGPPPALTLVHGDFRLGNLIIGPDGVRAVLDWELAHLGDPMEDLGWICVNSWRFGEIDKPVAGLGSREELFAGYEAAGRKVDPVRVKFWEVMGTLRWGVMCCGMMQRFRASPDHSMERAMIGRRASETEIDLLRLLAPRGEA
- a CDS encoding DUF6285 domain-containing protein; the protein is MQDEPTPAELAKAVADFLRDEIAPTITGHNGFKLRVAVNMLELVVRQLTLADASDAAEMARLRQLLGVDGALIDLNRALSEKIAKDEADLLTPGLAAHLWQTTLDKLAVDQPNYASYRREAGKE